Proteins co-encoded in one Quercus robur chromosome 8, dhQueRobu3.1, whole genome shotgun sequence genomic window:
- the LOC126694740 gene encoding LOW QUALITY PROTEIN: disease resistance protein At4g27190-like (The sequence of the model RefSeq protein was modified relative to this genomic sequence to represent the inferred CDS: inserted 2 bases in 2 codons; substituted 1 base at 1 genomic stop codon), giving the protein MEAVGACFGALVAPTSELLCSCVSSKNKTTVNLHSNLAAVEEEMKSLTDRIKEVKRETEAAEKERNEIRAKVVTWLKDVETLQPRVNAIQGQMVNNKKPSRCFLNCRKRYRASREVEETLKEIKRLLLVAGSFDSRVVCLTRVPRAVECIPGPSIQGQTTALKKLDETMRALYADGVQVIGIWGLGGVGNTTLVKNLNNKLVDDPTQPFGIVIWATVSKNLVIKNIQTQIAERLNLEKEMEESEQRKARRLYERFKNEEKFLLILDDVWKKIDLDTLGXPRPEVHKGCKIILTSRLMEVCRTMTTNVEIKMDVLNDEESWQLFCQKAGDVAHLEEIRPLAEAIVKECCRLPLAIITVGAAMRKKTKVELWNHALNQLQRSVPSDKGIEAEVYKPLRLSYDSLQGNNXKPCFLYCCLFPEDFTIEIRQLVQYXRAEGLIGEGQNWADMDEGISLIENLKDSCLLEDGPHRETVKMHDVVRDVAIWISSSSEDGCKSLVRSGIGLSEISVGEFSNSNSLDRVSFMGNNITRLPDCMIQCSKASVLLLQDNDAVDTVPEKFLQGFEALKVLDLSKTSIRSLPHSLLQLRDLRVLLLRYCSNLEELPSLGTLTKLRELDLYLTGIANLPRGIENLSELRHLNLGNTRKLKSIQLGIISKLSCLESLSMWDSDFCFRLKGEEDGQATFEELKSSFNRLHYLKISLNGIPWEKCEDLSWINRMSHLQLCFSQAQGSSVLITIDEKRCSIGNLNLSLSREWIGWFWGNSSSLQLNKCTGPVKMLEDFIESDASFAGLKSLFIKNCPTSLGRGGGCAARCDLLPNLEELHLSSIENLNSISELAGHLGVRVHSLKSIEVQFCSEMKYLFSCGDFIQTLPNLEVIKVLNCKNLKELFKNESGQNIFPDPMVPKLRQLKLGNLPKFKTLCRHEETWPCLEQVDVWRCKGLRRLPLINQNAGIIKEIKGKSEWWDALEWDDHQTQSSLLPFFHPY; this is encoded by the exons ATGGAAGCGGTGGGTGCATGTTTCGGTGCACTAGTGGCACCAACTAGCGAGCTTCTCTGTAGTTGTGTCAGTTCTAAGAACAAGACCACTGTTAATTTGCATTCAAATCTTGCTGCTGTTGAGGAGGAGATGAAAAGCCTTACGGATCGTATTAAAGAAGTCAAACGTGAAACGGAAGCagcagagaaagaaagaaacgaAATCAGAGCTAAAGTCGTAACTTGGCTTAAGGACGTGGAAACGCTTCAGCCTAGAGTCAATGCAATTCAAGGACAAATGGTCAACAACAAAAAGCCTTCTCGATGTTTCTTAAATTGCAGAAAGCGGTATAGAGCGAGCAGGGAAGTGGAAGAAACTCTGAAAGAGATCAAAAGGCTTCTTCTTGTAGCTGGAAGTTTTGACTCTCGTGTGGTTTGTCTTACTAGAGTTCCCAGAGCAGTGGAGTGTATTCCTGGTCCTTCAATTCAAGGTCAAACAAcagcattaaaaaaattagacgAGACTATGAGGGCGTTGTACGCTGATGGAGTCCAAGTGATTGGTATTTGGGGACTCGGAGGAGTTGGCAACACTACTCTGGTGAAGAACTTGAACAATAAGCTCGTGGATGATCCTACGCAACCTTTTGGCATCGTCATTTGGGCCACCGTTTCCAAGAATTTGGTCATTAAAAATATCCAGACACAGATAGCTGAGAGATTGAATTTGGAGAAAGAAATGGAAGAAAGCGAGCAAAGAAAAGCTAGACGGCTTTATGAAAGGTTTAAGAACGAGGAAAAATTTCTACTCATTCTAGATGatgtttggaaaaaaattgatttagaCACTTTGG TCCCAAGGCCTGAAGTTCATAAAGGCTGTAAGATCATATTGACTTCTCGACTTATGGAAGTCTGTAGGACTATGACAACCAATGTTGAAATCAAAATGGATGTCTTAAATGATGAAGAATCTTGGCAATTGTTTTGTCAAAAGGCAGGGGACGTGGCTCATCTGGAAGAAATTAGACCATTAGCAGAAGCAATTGTTAAAGAATGTTGCAGATTACCACTAGCCATCATCACCGTGGGAGCTGCCATGAGAAAAAAGACAAAGGTCGAGTTGTGGAATCATGCGTTAAATCAGTTGCAAAGATCAGTGCCTtctgaca AGGGAATTGAGGCTGAGGTCTATAAGCCGTTGAGGTTGAGTTACGACTCATTACAAGGTAACA ATAAACCTTGTTTCTTATATTGCTGTCTATTTCCTGAGGACTTCACAATTGAAATAAGGCAATTAGTACAATACTGACGGGCAGAAGGTTTGATAGGTGAAGGACAGAATTGGGCGGATATGGACGAAGGCATTTCTTTGATTGAAAATCTGAAGGACTCTTGTTTGTTGGAAGATGGTCCCCATAGGGAAACTGTGAAGATGCATGACGTTGTTCGGGATGTTGCTATATGGATTTCATCATCGTCTGAGGATGGGTGTAAATCCCTTGTTCGTTCAGGGATTGGGTTGAGTGAGATTTCCGTTGGAgagttttcaaattcaaattctctcGATAGAGTTTCTTTCATGGGTAACAACATAACAAGGCTACCTGATTGCATGATACAATGTTCAAAGGCCTCGGTTCTGCTACTCCAAGACAATGATGCCGTTGACACGGTCCCTGAGAAATTCCTGCAAGGGTTTGAAGCACTAAAGGTATTGGATCTCAGTAAAACCAGCATCCGGTCATTGCCTCATTCTCTACTTCAACTTAGAGATCTCCGTGTTCTTCTTCTTCGCTATTGCAGTAATCTTGAAGAACTACCCTCACTGGGAACGCTTACTAAACTTCGAGAACTTGATCTTTATCTCACGGGCATCGCAAATTTGCCCAGAGGGATTGAAAACCTGAGTGAGCTAAGGCATTTAAACTTAGGCAACACTAGAAAACTGAAAAGCATTCAACTTGGAATTATATCCAAGTTGTCTTGCTTAGAAAGTCTATCTATGTGGGATAGTGACTTTTGTTTCCGTTTGAAGGGAGAGGAAGACGGACAGGCAACTTTTGAAGAGCTCAAATCATCCTTTAATCGATTACATTActtaaaaatatcattgaaTGGGATCCCATGGGAAAAATGCGAAGATCTTTCCTGGATAAATAGAATGAGTCATCTTCAACTTTGTTTTTCCCAAGCACAAGGAAGCAGCGTCCTAATTACAATTGATGAAAAAAGGTGTTCTATTGGGAATcttaatctttctctctctcgaGAATGGATTGGGTGGTTCTGGGGTAATTCAAGTTCTCTGCAATTAAATAAATGTACAGGACCGGTTAAAATGCTTGAAGACTTCATTGAAAGTGATGCCAGCTTTGCTGGTTTAAAGTCActctttattaaaaattgtCCAACCAGTTTGGGGCGGGGAGGAGGATGTGCTGCCCGCTGTGACCTACTACCAAACCTGGAGGAACTTCATCTCTCCAGTATAGAAAACCTAAATAGCATTTCAGAGCTGGCTGGTCATCTTGGGGTGAGAGTTCATAGCCTAAAATCAATAGAAGTGCAATTCTGTTCTGAGATGAAATATCTTTTCTCCTGTGGTGACTTCATTCAGACTCTGCCAAACCTAGAAGTAATCAAGGTACTCAATTGTAAGAACTTAAAGGAGCTCTTTAAAAATGAATCAGGGCAGAACATATTTCCAGATCCTATGGTTCCAAAACTACGGCAATTGAAATTGGGGAACCTTCCCAAATTCAAAACTCTTTGCAGACACGAGGAGACGTGGCCGTGCCTGGAGCAGGTTGACGTGTGGAGGTGCAAAGGTCTCAGAAGGCTGCCTCTTATTAACCAAAATGCAGGTATcatcaaagaaataaaaggaaaatcagAATGGTGGGATGCTTTGGAGTGGGATGACCACCAAACCCAATCAAGTTTGCTGCCTTTTTTCCATCCTTATTAG